From the genome of Salarias fasciatus chromosome 22, fSalaFa1.1, whole genome shotgun sequence:
taagtaAAAGTCAAAGTACCCAAGGAATAatttacttcagtaaaagtacaaaagtacttgctttaaaatttactttgcaagtaaaaagtaaaagtatttatttcagatgaaaaaatgcaaaaatgtaaaatattgaaCGTGAATTGTGAATGtagtaaatattcaaaataagaaCCAGACAAAACACTGTCTGCTCAAATTTATTTAGAACAGAGCATTGTAAACAAAAGCTTTACAAGCTCTAAAATTGTGAATTATTTCCAATTCTGGTATAATATTTAACAAGACAGACAATTCTCTTGGCAAGTATTTTACAGGTGTTTGTGGTTCAAATTCAAAAGAAgttgattttcaaagtttttcgaATGGAGACGTGCTCTTTTAGGAGAGAAGACCAACCCAGCTGGACTGAACAGTCTCTTGCATGCTGCAGATGCAGGTAAAGGTGTGTTTAACTCGAGAGACAGACTGCTCACAATGGGGAACCACTCCAAGCGTTCATACcaacgtcgctttttgatccttggatgtcggctcttcctgtcattgtgaagcagaattcaccaagcgttgtaTTGTTCACCCagtaatagggaacgtgagctgggtttagaccgtcgtgagacaggttagtttgaccctactgatgatgtgttgttgcaatagtaatcgaCGGTCTACTGCTGTCCGACCTTGTACTTTGTTACTTTcttctcgaccacctttggaggtgtctcccatctggaccctgggacctccagtccatactcggtacatatgttcctgtacacgatgccggctacctggttgtgccgttccatgtatgccttgcctgccagcgtcttaccccctgctgtgatggtccgtactgtctctggggcttctttgcacagtttgcacctggggtcttgtttggtgtggtagatcccggcctatTGATCTTGTGCtcagtcctcggcctccctcctttctcttggtgtctttcttgtcttgatatcagtggcttgcatttcttccagtggccaggatattatgccagcagggtatctgattactggtagggcgtgggtgtttatggcctggatcttatttttgccgtTCAActggctcttcaggacctgtcttaggctgtgttcacaccaaagCATTTGGCTCGACATAAATGACGTGGTGGAGCTGGTAGCGACAGTGTgacacgtttttcacgttggaGCGACCTACTTGTGGGTCCAGCCGGGGCCGCctcgaggaggaggtccgaggtcaGCACCGGCTCAATCTACATGCGGTGAGGACACGGTCGCTCCCCGGGTCCAGccagctttcctcgtttgccacacttttgtccatgtgaggcttccgtaacgaACGACACagactgttattctgagcgcgcacgtcgAGCACGGCGGAGAGTCTGTGCTTCCTTCagaaagtcggcgatttgtatggtctgcagaaaaatcatgtacaacagaacaaccgttctggcTGGGTTCCATCTACAGAatggaatcaccgcagcaccgtctgcggtgtctctgcagtccactggaggaggttgccataTATGTCGATCTCGCACcataaacccgtttaactcaacagaaagcagcccaaactgcCGTCTCGGtggaaaatgcacgttaaaaccgtatttgtacaattaaaaaaacacttcataaacatataatcatttcatcaacccatcagacgtgttcaaaaaagaagcttgatttggcggaaacctgcccaatctggcaacacaaagctgctccggtcagagagctgttttgtgcaatttttgagttgtttgactttcctgcagtgacgaggtacaaaaccgttcattcttctaatgcgtataatgactacatcacgttgtttgttctgtattctacctgAAGAAGtcaaaaaatagaatattaaggcaaaaacacgacacagcttttattttgaaatcacttatttggAACAAGTAttgcgtttccttccggcacccgacttgcttctgtctggtttgacGCCCCTTCAGTTCGACGCCGGTGAGAACgcgattcagttatttatgaagaggctgatttacaaattcacacttcccaaaaggggtcctggctcgactcggtgtgaacacagccttactctctgtaggtatttgactgtggctgactttcgagctgcctcctcatggttaccatttacctgtgggacccccaggtacttgtagctgtcctgcacatctgttatgttcccttcaggtaattcaactccttcagttgtgatcaccttccctcttctagataccatccttccacacttatccagtccgaatgacatcccaaagtcattgctgtatatcctggtgaggtggatcagggagtcgatgccacgctcattcttggcatacagtttgatgtcatccatgtagaggaggtggctgacagttgttctgCTCTTGAACTGGTATCCAAAGCCGCTCTtcgtaatgatctggctgagggggttcaggcctatgcagaacagcagggggggacagggcatcgccttggtatatgccgcatttgatgctaacctgtgccactggctttgagttggcctctagactggtcttccacagccctattgagttctgaatgaagctccttagagtcctgttgatgttgtacagtttcaatcACTCCAGTCATAGGCTagcttgtaatcaatccaggtagtgcacaggttggtgctgcgggccttgcagtcttgggcgattgccctgtcaaccagtaactggtgtttggcccccctggtgttattgccaatgcctttttgtgctttactcatgtactgatccatgtgcctacttatcttggctgctatgatgcctgataggagcTTCCGTGTGGTGTTGAGGCAGGTTCTaggccggtagtttgatggtattgttcccttctgggtgtccttcatgatgaggactgtccgaccttgggttaggcactctgggtgggtccctgatattagcagctggttcatttgcgctgcaaggcgttcatggagtgcagttagcttcttaagccagtaggtgtgaatcttgtcgggccctggagctgtccagctcttcattttggccactcttgcctgtacatctgctgttgtaattactactgggtcttgttctgggaggttgctgtgctctgtctgcaagcctgccagccattgggcattgatgttgtgtgacacatctttctcccagatactcttccagtattgctccgtctcagccctgggtgggtctgctgtggtcttactaccctgccactgagagCAGACCTTAGCTGGgttgttggagaacaccctgtttattctcctggtctccacttctctggtgtaTCTCTCTAGGCGGGTAGctagggctgtgagtctttgcttagcagtctccaaTGCCTCAGTTActgacagctttctgtatttcttgggcagttctttcttgagattcacccctctgcttagttctgtgaggaagctgacttctctccgtgttgccatgatttttgcctctagccttcttttccatggaggttcTTGTTCACTCcggctactcatgctgttcatcttgtagccaagcatctctaggATGACTGTCGCTGTTGCATATATCAGCTGTTTGGTCTCAGTGATGGTGTTGGTAGGGATagttagcagtgctgtgttcacatcttccagTAGAGATTCCGGTGGTACTTTATCATTACTTAGCCTTGGCAGCCAGGAGGGTCTTGAGTTCCCCAGGACGTCATGAACTTCTCTCTCAGGTCACCTGCTCTCgtgttcagctctgttattgGGGCTTGGTACCCAATCTCGTATGACCTGTCGTCCTGGCTCCCTCTTGATGTAGCATCTTGTACCGTGGGCGAGGTGCTGGGGCTTGGTACCCATTCTTGTTGCACCTCATCAATCTCCAACTGTGACAGTAAGTTCCTCTTGCGGATATTCGAGCACTGACTTAGTAGTTGTTTCTTAGTCAGCTTGGATGTTGGGTTTCGAAGTAACCATTGTTCCCACATTCTCTGCATGTATCCCCTTTCGCTGGGATTACTGCTGTAGTAGCATTCCATTAACGCTCTGTTCTCCGACCTGCTCCACGAGTGTCTTGTTCCAGTAGCCAATTTGTCATCAGTGTGCCCTGGTTCCACAACAACTGACGCAGACCTTGTTGACCGGGCGACGTCCGAGCTGGTATGACTCTTTCATTTATGGTTTCGCTCATGCTGAGGTGTGGACATGTGTGTGTTAAGCAGTGACGTGCTGTGAGGTTCATGGCTGGTGAGGCACTGACGTCATCAGTCAGATTTACAAACATGAAGCCTGCAGAGTAGCTTATTCACCATTTGACTGGCAACAGTTAAcgtgttttgtttaaaatttcaTATCAGCATTCTTTACATATACAAACTGTAGCACagaaaaaagcacagaaaaaaaacattctttatCGTCTTACCTTTACTTATAAATGAAGTCCATGCACCGCTCCTTCTGAAGAAAAGCATCGATAATTTGTTTGTAGAAGTCCTCCTTATCTTTCCTCAGTTTTGAAAGTCTCTCTGCCTCAATGGAGATCACTGCCAGTGAAGAAAGTCGTCCTTGATCAGTCCTGTTCCGACTGtatgttttcagccttttcagCGCTGAGAATGACCGCTCCACCGACGCTGCAGTAGCTGGAACAGTGAGCACCAGCTGGAGCAACTTTGTTGCTTCAGGAACAGTTTGGATGAGATCCTTCTGGGCCAAAAAGCTGAGAAGCTGTCCAGGAGATTTACATTCATCCCTCACCGTTTGTGAGCTGTACAGTCCCACGAGGTCCGCCTTCAGTTTTACAAAGTCAAAGAATTTGGCGTATTTTGACAGGCTCTGCAGCTTCGTGTCATCAAAATGTTGCGACATTTCACAGAATTTTGCACAGTCCACCAAACCAAGGAAATCCAGCTCACCAAAATGATCAAACCTGGCCTTCATTTAACAGCTTATGTTTTCCAGAATGTTACAGAATAGTCGTTTTCGTTCACATCTCATCGACTGTCTGTCTCCACTCTCGTTCAGGCCCAGTGCGCTGCATTTCTGCTCAAATCGGTCACAGAAACTGTCGAAGTTCAGTCTCAGGCGCTCGAGAGCTGCAATGGTGTCGTGGATGCGCGCACGACAATATTCAATGTCCATGACTTTGTTTTGCAGCACTCTAAAAAGTGCGTCAGTTTAATTGAAAATGTCCTCATACGCCATCAGGAGAAAGCAGGTTGATGCTTTTGACAGCCACCGATCGTAACCTGCTGCCATCCTCAGCGTGTCATTATCCCAGCCGTCCGGATTTTCCATAATGACATGAAATAACTTGCGCAGATCATTTTGGTGCATGCATATTGTCTGCAGCAGCCTAGAGTTGGAGCTCCATCTCGTAGGTGCTGCTCTTGGTAAGCGGCGCTTGACAACGTCATCAAGCAGGTGAGTGCGCTTGGTGGATTTGCTGAAAAATGACACAAGTCcctcagctgttttaaaaaacgTGCGACATTCGGGCATGCACTTTGCTGAATGCAAGAGCACCAACTTCAGCTTGTGTGCGTAACATTGCTTAAACATGGCTTCGGGcactttttctttaactttagCTTGCACACCATTAAGCTGTGAGGCCATTACAGCAGCCCCATCATATGTCTGAGCTACAAGCTTGTCAGTACAGTCGTACTTCTCCAATACTCCCAGGACATACTCAGCAATGGCAGGAGCACGTCTGTCCTCACTCACATCATCAAAGCCCAAAAatgcctcctccacctcacagCCTGCTTCAGATGTAGCCACATACCGTAATATGGCCGAAATCTGAGCTTGGCTTGTGACGTCTGTGGTCTCATCTACTTCTACAGCAACGAATGGGGCTGCACCGATCTCCTTTTTAATGTCGTTCCTAATGACATCACCGACCGCTTCGATTAAGTCATTCTGTATTCTATTTGACAAGCCAGAAGACACAGTGGATGTCTCTGAATGTCGAGCTAGCCTGTCATCTTTCTCAGCAAAAGCATGCAATAGTTCAACATAGTTGCCACGATTTGCAGAGCCTGTACTTTCATCATTTCCACGAAATGCCAGCTGTTGTTTGGCGAGGAAGCAGGTGGCATTGATGAGATCTTTTAAAATCTCCCGGTTCTCCTTTACCTTCGTATTGTGGATGCTGATGTTGAGTTTGCGCTGTTCGTCCAAAGCCAAGTCTATTCTGGACATCCCGAACGTTTTTAGCGCGAGTTGACTTAGAATGTGCGTGGTCGACTGCTCATGTTTGATGAGGCTTCTTAGCAAATTCTTCAGGTCACAGTATCCCATCTGAGTCCAGACATTGTCACAAGGTGAGAAAAGTAAgcatgaaaagcagaaaaggtGGCTTCTTGCAGGACATCCACACAGCCAGGCtttttgaaattttgaaaaaaaaaaaaaaaaaaatctaaaaatggcGAGGTCACATGGAAAGTAACTTTAAAGTGCACATTACTGAATTACTCTAaccatttgatttattttttcatttgataTTTTCTCCTTTCCGTGATGACAGGTGCCTCCCCTGACTGCACGTCACTGGTGTTAAGCCATAATGACATggaattgaaaataaattagtTTTACCATTTGGTGCCAAAGAAAACTCAAATGTTACAGGTGGTGCCAAACTGAGCCGAACTGGAGAACGCCCAGACACTCCTTTACTAAAACCTCTGTAACTTTACTGTAGCCACTTGCAGCTTTGTACAGGAAATGTCAAGAAGTTACTGCAGGTGTTTCTGGAGTATTTAGGGAACTCACAGCACATCTTCAAATGGAATTGATGGtataaagagattttttttttggcgagGATAAAAACCTTTCATTCATTCCTGTGTTCCTTCTGCCTTTACTCTGACACAGTGGCACCTACAGTGATGGTTACACCTCTGATGAAATCTCACTGATCTTACCTTTACTTTGATATCAAGATTATTTACATAGAAGTTGTATTTCCAGATAtacagcatttttattttatttttttcattttcgaGCAGGTGCCTCAAAAACAGGGCTCAGTGACTAACAGGtcaatgagacagatgttgcgtCCGAGACTTTCCTGCTTGTGGGatttatcatgttgaaactcagtatgaatcaaaattaatagaatagaatggaatataataataaatgacCACAGCAATAATAAGTGAtgacaaaattaaaatataaagcAATATTGATTATAATGGGGATAAACATAGATTTAACAATGCAATATAAAGATCAGAATCACACAATCATATCAGTACCAATCAAGTAGCTACAATATACCatccttaaaccaattctctcaataaaaactTCAATCATCCTGAAAGTTTAAgagttcatttcattctgtttatgtctgtgtgtcctccatgttttaTATGTATAATAAACTGGAATATTGGTTGAaaactgatggatttatgaTCACTACTGTAGTGAAACCTGTCATTCCTCAATGTGCTGTGTAAGCGAGGTCCACCcctccaagatggccgcctccGGTGTCTGTGGCGCCGTCAACGTGCAGGCGGCGCCTGCTGCCGACGCAGCGGCTGATCGCGAAGTCAACCCGGAAATCCACAGAGAAACGTCTGGAGTTCGGACCGGAGCGTCCTCGGCTCTGCTGCCGAATCCCGCCGGACGCGTCCCAAACGAAACCAGCCAGAGTCCACAAACACAGGAGGACATCAAACTGTGAATTACTTTATTGGCTGGGtgtggcagcagcagggcggcCTGGACACGTCtccaaggaaaacacacaacacgTCTTCAGACTCGCTTCATTCAGGAAAACTGGTCCATGAAAGGACAAGGACACCAAGATGTGAAGACGTCTCAGAAACCTGGGGAGAGACGATCCCATTTATAATATGGACatgtaagagtgtgtgtgtgtgtgtgtgtgtgtgtgttcagtgtgtgaactgggtgctgagctgcagctggaagccCTCCAGATGTTCCTTCAGTCTGTCCCTCACGTCCTCCCTCGCCGGTCCTGACGGGTCCGTGGTGAGACTGTCCTCGTCACACGGCTCCTGTCCGTCCTCCGCCGGGTGTCCTCCGTCCCCCTGAAGGTCCAGCTCCGACACCAGGATGGTCTGGAGGTCCTGCAGGCCGTCCGGGCTGTGGacggggaccaggaccagctgtCCCTCCGAGCcgtcctccatcagcagcacctgctgctgcaggggacGGTCCAGACCGGGAGCTCCGGCCTCCTCCTGCACACCCGAGTCCAGGCGGAGCTCCCTGACCGTCACCGGTCCCTCggctgaggaccaggaccggggTCCCTCggctgaggaccaggaccggggTCCCTcggctgaggaccaggactgcgGTCCCTCGCCTGAGGACCAGGATGTGAGTCCGGAGTCTCCGTGTTGCAGCTGGTCTTCAGCCTCAGCCGGAGGCTCCGTCCCGCCGTCCGTCTGTCCCCGTCCACAGTGAGGACAGGAGCCCCTGTCCTCCTCGGGCCACTGACAGTCCAGTGTCTCCCGGGGGTCGGGGTCCCGCGGGGTCCGGGTGCGTCGGTCCCGGAGCCGGAGCACGGCGGCCCTCAGCCGGGCCTCGCGCCGCCGGGCGGCCCGGAGCTGTCTCAGGGCCGTCTCCAGGCAGTCCACCACCTGGTCGTAGCGTCTCCTCCACAGCAGGGGGCCCGGCTGGGCGTAGCTGTGCTCCCGGGACAGGTAGAAGCCCACCGGGGGGGGCAGACGTCTCATGTAGCGCGACGGGGACAGGGGACGAGGCTCCGGGGTGGACGGGGCCGGCTCCACCTCTGGAGCGTCCTCAGAATGGAAGATGGAGGTCTCAGCTGCTGGGGCTGTCCTCCGAGCCGGGTCTGTCCTCCGAGCCGGGTCTGTCCTCCGAGCCGGGTCTGTCCTCCGAGCCGGGTCTGTCCTCTGAGCCGGGTCTGTCCTCCGAGCCGGGTCTGTCCTCCGAGCCGGGTCTGTCCTCCGAGCCGGGTCTGTCCTCTGAGCTAAGTCCTCTTCTGCGGCGGCGTCCTGCCTCGTCTCTGACTGTGCTGAGCAGGAACTCTTCCTCCTGAGGAAACAGACAAGGACAAACCAGATCCTGAACGTGGACCGTCTCCCTGCAGAAGCTCCGAGGTGGTCCTCATGAGGCTCTCTCAGGGTTTCCTCTGTGCTTTACAGGCCTGGGGGGCCGCCGGGCTtttcccgccccccccccccccccccccccccttcccgcCAGGCGAAGCGTCGCTGGTTTATTTAgtgtaaatatgttttcttaTGCACCAAAACAGCGACACCAGAGACGTCTCCAGAGCTTTTCATGGCATCTGGTGATACGGTTGAAGGTGCGATGGCGACACCTTATGGTCGATACGTGAacacacaggggtcagaggtcaggtgtaTTTTCATCACCTGACCCCTACAGCCACTgcctgtctccacctgtctgcaCGCTGACAACTTTTACGCCACATGTCACGGAGAAAGGGTCAAAAAACGTTGgacactttctttttctgacGTCAGAGGAGCACAGGAGGCGATGAGCCGCTCGCTCACCCCCAGGCCAGGGGGGGGCGCCACGGAGAGCCCACCGAGCCGCGGCGCCATGAGGCAGAGCCGGTGCGAGTTAGCATGGATGTTAGCACgtcgtcagagcagccttctgccAGCCGCGATGGGAAACATCGAACTAGCGGATTTAATCCAGAATGATTCGTGTTCTGTCCTcagaatgattcactgtccagaCGGCGGaactgcttctgtttaatgaaccgCCGCGAGCAACGTGCTTCATCAGTCTGAGGGATTCCAttcatacacattcttcttctactgaTTCACACTGCACTATACATCTGACAGtgacaatgcgccctctgctggactgaaggaggtactgctggactgctgcactgctgtgaactccatagAAACAactaaagccaggtttacacctgcacgactttttgccaccatgttgtcgtggcaaggcgagccaatctggagtcacgaaccggcaggctcccgcaccgttcacgaccagttcacgaccagttcacgaccagttcatgactagttcacgaccagttcatgactagttcacgaccagttcacgaccagttcacgacTAGTTCATGACtagttcacgaccagttcatgactagttcacgaccagttcacgaccagttcatgactagttcacgaccagttcacgaccagttcacgaccagttcacgaccagttcacgaccagttcacgaccagttcatgactagttcacgaccagttcacgaccagttcacgaccagttcatgACTagttcacgactagttcacgaatgcgcccgtcaATGTCacgaactggcacgacgcattcacgcatagtttgcacATAGCTTACGAGCTTCCTGCACTGGCACGACGTAGTTGAGCACACAATTACGCACGTCTACAAAAAAAGGGGCCTTCCCCAGCCCAAGGTCGTTGTtagatttgctgtggaacagacaacacgCTGAACGCCAGAGACGCCgtcactgcggagaagagaagatcctgaacctgcagctgctctgtgttgaagagcagcagaacaggcgctgcctggggccccgagctgaagggggccccgacggacggctgacatcagtcagtttcaatgacaaattaaaggcgttacacttgatgctgcaacgacagtgcgtcgaaaatcccccgcatggggctcTTTTCCGGGTCCTCGCCGGCGGCCACAACTGGCAGCATCCTCCCGCATcgtcccgacgcgttcacgaggcgttcacggacagttggcgcatagttctcGGCCCATttgcgatattttgtcgtgaccaaaattttgaaaatttcaaaattctcgtcccgacatggcacgcagtcccaACGGGTTTATGCAGACTTGCGCACACTTCACGAGTAGTTTCCGACTCGATTTgtgccaatgcgtgccacagaatcgttcaagtgtaaacctagctaaATACTTAAAGAACATCATGGCAGCAACAAGTGTTACCGTAGCAACTGGCAATATGCAAGTCTGTCAAACAGTCAATGATTTACTGCGATGCAGCAGCTAGCTGACCCTAAATTTAGCGAATGGCTCTACAAGACCGAGTATGGTAAGCATGTTTTGtacaatattaaaatattaactatattaaaggtgctgcaggattccgcatctccgccatcttgtttagggttacctaagcaagatggcggtttgacccatctaagatggcgatttgaaacccagcacagccaatcctgtcctgttttctctgacatcacgcccttacgcaagttaagcccctcccacaagaacgtgcgacgaacgcccctcgaccaatcacggttagagcctcaggggctcttctgattggtcaaagatacctggagctgtggagattccttttcagctcagaacagagacagatggaaacgctgcgccctcgcggtagagcaattatgctccactcctaaaggattatcaatggatactctaacatttaatccaaagaaaacacagaaaaattagcattgattagcaaaatcctgcctacagcacctttaactgtaagcaatctaataattttcaataagttttcttcaatttttcattcaaaaagtagaagaggtcacacagtccagcagagacctctTCAGCGTCTGAATTCCCTctttttacaccttgatcatgtttgcacttttttatttttgttaatttattttacctttaaatgtgaacagcaatggCTGTTTTAAGATTCACTGGGATTAACTTAAGTGAAAACATttgatattatttattttaattgtattttctgtttgttaaaactttattttaagattgtgCCTTTTTGTAAGACTCTGCACTTAAGTCATGTTAATAAATGCTTAAATTAACACAAAATAgtcataatttcaaaatttctgtcaacttttaacttttttttttttttttttttttttttttttttttacatcttctcCAGCAGTCCAAAAACCAGGCtgagcaagttttctgggggaaaccctgaaagccccaaaccagaccctgaggaccCCCATCCAAACctgacagtggagacagaggtCGACGCCTTTCTGTCCTTTGGCCAGCACTCGGAAGATCTCTGACAGCCTGACTGTGATACATCACGTCTCAGAGTGTCTTCATGTCTCAGAGTGTCTTCACGTCTCAGAGTGTCACGTCTCAGAGTGTCCTCATGTCTCAGAGTGGAGGGTTTACCTGCCAGCTGAGTCCTCGTGTGTCTTCAGGCCGGCAGCTCTCCTCACTTTCTGCCCAGAGGAGAGTTCGAACACCGAAGGAAAGGCGTCTTCCCTCAGCCTCCGGATCCCACTGAGAACAGACGAGGTTACGTTTCACCACCGTGTTTCATTCGTTCATTCGGTTTGAGCTTCAGGCGTACTGACCTGCAGCCGGTCAGCTCGAAGCTCTGAGGCGTGAAGTGTTTGGAGCAGAAGTACACAAAGTCGGTCTGAGGGTCCCAGGCGTCGGTGCGGTGCGAGTTGCTGATCCAGAGGTTCCTCCGGGTGGCGCCTTTAGGTAACCTGCACACAGTCCACACACTCATGATGCAGCCGCCACCGTGTGACGAGACGCTCCGCTCGccagacgagacgagacacgaTGTTCGTGTCACGATCACGTTGAGACGAGATTTTAACTTTACTTTTCAGAAAACTAAACTGAGAAAATCATGACTGGagaaacagacttttttcatttaacagtcacaaaacaacactgctgCATTTTGAGCAGCGGTCTAATGAGGACCAACCTAAAACCCCAGTGGCAGagtcccctggagacaggtgtctcctCAGAGGGACAGGCtatgaggactaaatggaggacatgttgaaAACATAACAGTTGGAGCTCATTGCTGAAAACGAACGGTTCAAAatcccagtggagacatgaaacaagCTGCTCAGTGGTTCTAGGAAGAGTGTGATCGCTGTAAGAGATAAAGAagactttcatttttattactgATGAGAATGAGAATAATTCTGGActtgccactttttgtttttattggccTGAGAGTCCAGAATAAAGATGAATTGAATTGTTGATTTTTCCCCCCACAATGGTGCTTCTTGTACATCACTTTActaacttttggaaaacaccAG
Proteins encoded in this window:
- the LOC115409662 gene encoding THAP domain-containing protein 7-like, producing the protein MPRHCSAGGCKSRDNRETRNAGITFHKLPKGATRRNLWISNSHRTDAWDPQTDFVYFCSKHFTPQSFELTGCSGIRRLREDAFPSVFELSSGQKVRRAAGLKTHEDSAGRRKSSCSAQSETRQDAAAEEDLAQRTDPARRTDPARRTDPARRTDPAQRTDPARRTDPARRTDPARRTDPARRTAPAAETSIFHSEDAPEVEPAPSTPEPRPLSPSRYMRRLPPPVGFYLSREHSYAQPGPLLWRRRYDQVVDCLETALRQLRAARRREARLRAAVLRLRDRRTRTPRDPDPRETLDCQWPEEDRGSCPHCGRGQTDGGTEPPAEAEDQLQHGDSGLTSWSSGEGPQSWSSAEGPRSWSSAEGPRSWSSAEGPVTVRELRLDSGVQEEAGAPGLDRPLQQQVLLMEDGSEGQLVLVPVHSPDGLQDLQTILVSELDLQGDGGHPAEDGQEPCDEDSLTTDPSGPAREDVRDRLKEHLEGFQLQLSTQFTH